The Cellulophaga sp. L1A9 genome window below encodes:
- a CDS encoding T9SS type A sorting domain-containing protein, translating into MDEPSLLEVNEVPNSRQDATTNGGNDGAIFIDVTGGVAPYTFNWTGPNGYSSTNQNLSFLTTGDYYLTLTDANLCTQNLGPIFINEPGPLAITSLDPTHVLCKGEDSGSITALVTGLPPFNYEWSKDGDPSFTAPNQPTISGLSFGIYNLVLSDATGDPSVTQSVTLTEPAEILSAASATNTVTCFNGSDGEITIIATGGTSPYQYNFDTGLGFQNNPTLGNLATGTFSNIIVQDANGCTYTLADIFVNQATEINIATDHVLNISEAGETDGALYTTTTGGNLPYTYSWSGPDSYSATTKDITGLTLGLYTLTVTDANNCSTDKLFNITEPGELIVDVQQTIFLNCNAETTGEITADVQGGVLNYTYEWHQIINGNDISLSETSPILGDLPAGSYYLVVTDANAISRTSSTVIITEPEELLATLINKVDVLCSGEATGSIDVAIIGGTAPYTFYWNNTLSTQNLDALPAGDYYFDVIDANGCSDQLEITIEAPLNPLSISTETVVDASQYQGTDGSISIELSGGAPAYTIAWTKVSDNTFISSENSINNLTAGDYQVLVTDTNGCSLTEVFTVKQPDIIEETIIAPICAGGTDGSISLIVNKGNGAFTFSWNTGATTANIDNLSAGEYTVLITGFDAPISRTYVVEDPLPIQVNLGDDRVLCEGQVLTLDASVENPDATYLWTADNGFSSTEAIVTLSERGSYTLSISTATGCTVTGTITIDVSTEEISAELAASSQVFVGESLILVDISYPLPESMEWIIPDNATIITSTTDEAEITFDTPGEYEIGIITQRGSCTEIQTKKVLVLNNDPTVGAVDTENGQKLVEDFILYPNPTSGIFNAQITMSEVGAISIKVFSFANNNQITIVKEKGKATYDIPFDLSIMPAGVYAVLLETPYGTSLRKIIIK; encoded by the coding sequence ATTGATGAACCTAGCCTTTTAGAAGTTAATGAAGTTCCAAATAGTAGGCAAGATGCTACAACTAACGGAGGAAACGATGGAGCTATCTTCATTGATGTTACTGGCGGTGTAGCACCCTATACCTTTAATTGGACTGGACCAAATGGCTATTCTTCAACAAACCAAAACCTAAGTTTCTTGACTACGGGCGACTATTATCTTACGCTAACCGATGCCAATTTATGTACGCAAAATTTAGGACCTATATTTATTAACGAACCAGGTCCATTAGCCATCACCTCCCTCGACCCTACCCATGTGCTATGTAAAGGCGAAGATTCTGGAAGTATTACCGCCTTAGTAACTGGTCTCCCTCCTTTTAATTATGAGTGGAGTAAGGATGGAGACCCTAGTTTTACGGCTCCTAATCAACCGACAATTTCTGGCTTATCCTTTGGAATTTATAATCTCGTATTATCGGATGCCACTGGAGACCCTTCCGTGACGCAATCTGTAACACTTACGGAACCTGCTGAAATTTTATCAGCTGCCTCTGCCACAAATACTGTAACATGTTTTAATGGTTCAGATGGGGAAATTACGATTATAGCTACTGGAGGTACTTCACCATATCAATATAATTTCGATACTGGTTTAGGGTTTCAAAATAATCCAACTCTTGGAAATCTTGCTACGGGAACCTTTTCAAATATTATTGTCCAAGATGCTAATGGATGTACCTACACCTTAGCTGATATTTTTGTTAATCAAGCAACAGAAATAAATATTGCTACAGATCATGTATTAAATATCTCTGAAGCTGGAGAAACCGATGGCGCCCTTTACACCACTACAACAGGTGGGAATCTACCTTATACATACTCTTGGTCAGGACCGGACAGTTATTCCGCGACAACTAAAGATATTACCGGATTAACATTAGGTCTTTATACGCTTACAGTTACTGATGCCAATAATTGTTCTACTGATAAATTATTCAACATTACGGAACCAGGCGAACTAATTGTTGATGTGCAGCAAACAATTTTCTTAAACTGTAATGCAGAAACTACGGGGGAAATTACTGCCGATGTACAAGGAGGTGTTCTTAACTACACCTATGAATGGCACCAAATAATTAATGGAAATGATATCTCCCTAAGTGAGACCTCACCTATTTTGGGCGATTTACCAGCTGGTAGTTATTATTTGGTGGTTACTGATGCGAATGCTATATCCAGAACCTCATCAACAGTTATTATTACCGAACCAGAAGAATTACTAGCTACGCTAATTAATAAAGTTGATGTGCTATGTAGTGGAGAAGCTACAGGAAGTATTGACGTAGCAATAATTGGTGGTACTGCTCCATATACTTTCTATTGGAATAATACATTAAGCACACAAAATCTTGATGCACTACCTGCGGGCGACTATTATTTTGATGTTATTGATGCCAATGGATGTTCTGACCAACTAGAAATTACTATTGAAGCTCCATTAAATCCGTTATCCATCAGCACAGAAACGGTTGTAGATGCTTCTCAATATCAAGGTACAGATGGAAGTATTTCTATTGAATTGTCTGGTGGTGCTCCTGCTTATACGATAGCATGGACTAAAGTTTCTGACAATACCTTTATCAGTTCTGAAAATAGTATAAATAATTTAACTGCTGGTGACTATCAAGTACTCGTGACAGATACTAACGGTTGTTCCTTAACAGAAGTATTCACTGTTAAACAACCTGATATAATCGAAGAAACCATAATCGCACCTATTTGTGCAGGTGGTACGGATGGAAGTATTAGTCTTATCGTAAATAAAGGCAATGGTGCTTTTACATTTAGTTGGAATACTGGAGCAACTACCGCCAATATTGATAATTTAAGTGCAGGAGAATATACGGTATTGATTACTGGTTTTGACGCTCCTATTTCTAGAACGTACGTGGTTGAAGATCCATTACCTATTCAAGTGAATTTAGGAGATGACAGGGTACTCTGCGAGGGTCAAGTTTTAACCCTTGATGCTAGCGTAGAAAATCCGGATGCTACTTACCTATGGACAGCAGATAATGGCTTCTCTAGTACAGAAGCTATCGTCACATTATCTGAACGAGGTAGCTACACGCTAAGTATTTCAACGGCTACCGGTTGTACCGTAACAGGAACGATTACTATTGATGTGAGTACTGAAGAAATTAGCGCAGAATTAGCAGCATCGTCTCAAGTATTCGTGGGAGAATCCTTGATATTAGTAGATATTAGCTACCCACTTCCTGAATCTATGGAATGGATCATTCCCGACAATGCAACAATAATTACCAGTACTACTGATGAAGCAGAAATTACTTTTGATACGCCCGGAGAATACGAGATAGGGATCATTACCCAAAGAGGATCGTGTACTGAAATTCAAACTAAAAAAGTATTGGTTCTCAATAATGATCCAACGGTGGGTGCTGTGGATACTGAAAACGGACAAAAACTTGTAGAAGATTTTATCCTGTACCCTAATCCAACCTCTGGGATTTTCAATGCTCAAATTACAATGAGTGAAGTTGGTGCTATTAGTATTAAAGTATTCAGTTTTGCTAATAACAATCAAATAACTATTGTCAAAGAAAAAGGAAAAGCTACGTACGATATCCCTTTTGATCTTTCAATCATGCCAGCAGGTGTGTATGCTGTACTTCTAGAAACACCTTATGGAACATCCCTAAGAAAAATAATTATCAAATAA
- a CDS encoding M61 family metallopeptidase, with protein MKPLLLLATFLFSISNIAQTNSYTISFENAVHHEAEITAIFPEVTSEIFSVRMSRTSPGRYALHEFAKNIYAVRATDSKGKTLTIERPNPYQWDISGHDGTVNISYTLFADRADGTYSQIDETHAHLNIPATFMYAPEFSERKITVDFNPREDLNWKIATQLPLVANNTYSADNLQYFMDSPTELSNFGMREFEVTEANGKKKNIRFVLHHNGTEAELDTYFEKIKKTVLAEKEVFGELADFDYGTYTFLACYIPNASGDGMEHRNSTILTNTRSLADGGMEKNIGTVSHEFFHSWNVERIRPKSLEPFNFEEANMSGALWFAEGFTSYYTNLILCRTNLITNQEYVEGLTGTFNYVWNSPARTFFNPIEMSYQAPFVDAATSVDPVNRENTFISYYSYGSILGLALDLSLREKGLNLDDFMKLVWTTYGKNEIPYTINNLNESLNTYAGKAFGDAFFDNYIYKSDMPNYTALFETVGVRLKQETQIPSFGAIVAINTKMQGEIKRNTTIGSPAYLGGLDKGDFITQVNGQALPSTTNFEDYIKTFKIGTELEIDFLRNNIPQKTTVKLASSPEYSIELLEKQNKKPSKKILKNRTAWLTIQ; from the coding sequence ATGAAACCACTACTCTTACTCGCTACATTCCTTTTTTCAATTAGCAACATTGCACAAACCAATAGTTATACCATTTCTTTTGAAAATGCCGTGCACCACGAAGCAGAAATCACTGCTATATTCCCAGAAGTTACTTCAGAAATTTTTAGTGTTCGCATGAGTAGAACATCTCCAGGAAGGTATGCTTTGCATGAGTTTGCTAAAAACATCTACGCTGTTAGAGCAACAGATAGCAAAGGAAAAACTCTGACTATTGAACGCCCAAACCCATATCAATGGGATATTTCTGGACATGATGGCACCGTAAACATTAGCTATACACTATTCGCAGATCGTGCAGATGGCACCTATTCTCAGATTGATGAAACCCATGCACATTTAAATATTCCAGCTACCTTTATGTATGCTCCTGAATTTTCCGAACGCAAGATTACAGTAGATTTCAATCCTAGAGAAGATCTAAATTGGAAAATAGCTACACAACTGCCTTTGGTTGCTAACAACACCTATAGCGCAGACAACCTTCAATATTTTATGGATAGCCCTACGGAGTTGAGTAATTTTGGAATGCGCGAATTTGAGGTTACGGAAGCAAATGGGAAAAAGAAAAATATCCGCTTTGTATTGCATCATAATGGAACTGAAGCCGAACTAGATACCTATTTTGAGAAAATTAAAAAGACTGTTTTGGCTGAAAAAGAAGTTTTCGGGGAGCTTGCAGATTTTGATTATGGTACCTATACTTTTTTAGCTTGTTATATTCCTAATGCTTCTGGTGACGGAATGGAACACAGAAATTCTACCATCCTTACCAATACACGAAGTCTTGCAGATGGCGGAATGGAAAAAAATATAGGAACCGTTTCTCATGAATTTTTTCATAGTTGGAATGTAGAACGCATCAGACCAAAAAGCTTAGAGCCTTTTAATTTTGAAGAAGCTAATATGAGTGGTGCGTTATGGTTTGCAGAAGGGTTTACCAGCTATTACACGAATCTTATATTATGTAGAACCAACCTGATTACCAATCAAGAATATGTTGAAGGTTTAACGGGCACCTTTAATTATGTGTGGAATTCTCCTGCAAGAACATTTTTTAATCCTATAGAAATGAGCTACCAAGCTCCTTTTGTAGACGCAGCTACCTCCGTAGATCCTGTAAACCGAGAAAATACGTTTATATCTTATTATTCATACGGAAGTATTTTAGGCCTTGCTTTAGATTTATCCCTGAGAGAAAAAGGCTTGAATTTAGACGATTTTATGAAATTGGTATGGACTACCTACGGCAAAAATGAGATTCCGTATACGATAAATAACCTTAACGAAAGCTTGAATACCTATGCAGGGAAGGCTTTTGGTGATGCCTTTTTTGATAACTATATTTATAAGAGTGACATGCCAAACTATACTGCGTTGTTTGAAACCGTTGGTGTACGCTTAAAACAAGAGACACAGATTCCAAGTTTTGGCGCTATCGTGGCTATCAATACAAAAATGCAAGGAGAAATAAAACGAAATACTACGATAGGGAGTCCTGCCTATTTAGGCGGCCTAGATAAAGGTGATTTTATTACCCAAGTAAACGGACAAGCGTTACCGAGCACAACCAATTTTGAAGACTATATTAAAACATTCAAAATAGGAACGGAATTAGAAATTGATTTTCTTAGAAATAATATCCCGCAAAAAACAACTGTAAAGCTTGCTTCTAGTCCGGAGTATAGTATTGAACTCCTAGAAAAGCAAAATAAAAAACCATCGAAAAAGATATTAAAAAACAGAACTGCGTGGCTTACGATACAATAA
- a CDS encoding UpxY family transcription antiterminator: protein MNWYVIYVQSKKEKKVAEILQKMQIEVYCPLIKEVKQWSDRKKTVESPLFKSYVFVRLKDKERSNVYDVPGVVRYLFWLGQPAIVRDEEIAIIKKWLEDDTIEEITLNKLLPGDEILIKNGPLKDKKAIIQEVGKKRMRLAIPGLSIIINAKIKDVL, encoded by the coding sequence ATGAATTGGTATGTAATATATGTACAATCTAAAAAAGAAAAGAAGGTCGCAGAAATCTTGCAAAAAATGCAGATAGAAGTGTACTGCCCTCTTATTAAAGAAGTTAAACAGTGGAGCGATCGCAAAAAAACAGTGGAAAGTCCATTATTTAAATCCTACGTTTTTGTTAGACTTAAGGATAAAGAACGCTCTAACGTTTATGATGTTCCCGGTGTCGTACGTTATTTATTCTGGCTTGGGCAGCCCGCTATCGTCAGGGATGAAGAAATAGCTATTATTAAAAAATGGCTAGAAGATGATACTATTGAAGAAATAACCCTCAATAAACTATTACCTGGCGATGAAATTCTCATTAAAAACGGCCCACTAAAAGACAAAAAGGCCATTATTCAAGAAGTAGGAAAAAAAAGAATGCGTTTGGCCATTCCTGGTTTGAGTATTATCATAAATGCTAAAATTAAAGACGTACTTTAA
- the gmd gene encoding GDP-mannose 4,6-dehydratase, with protein MKVAFITGVTGQDGAYLSEFLLKKGYQVHGLKRRASMFNTDRIDHLYQDPHIENRNFILHYGDMTDSTNLIRLIQEIQPDEIYNLAAMSHVQVSFEVPEYTGNADGLGTLRILDAVRLLGLEKKTRIYQASTSELYGKVQEVPQSETTPFYPRSPYAVAKMYAYWITVNYREAYGMYACNGILFNHESPIRGETFVTRKITRAASRIALGLQDKIYLGNLDAKRDWGHAKDYVRMMWMILQAEEAEDWVIATGKTTPVREFVRMAFAEVGVELEFKGEGVDEKGYVKACTNPEFQIEIGKEVLAVDPKYFRPTEVDLLIGDATKANTKLGWIPEYDLQDLVKDMMKNDVKLMQKDQFLKEGGYNTFNYFE; from the coding sequence ATGAAAGTAGCATTTATCACAGGAGTAACGGGACAAGATGGCGCTTACTTGAGTGAATTTTTATTGAAAAAAGGATACCAAGTACATGGCCTTAAAAGAAGAGCGTCAATGTTTAATACAGATAGAATAGATCATCTGTATCAAGACCCACATATAGAAAATCGTAATTTTATTTTGCATTATGGGGATATGACCGATAGTACCAACCTTATCCGTTTAATTCAAGAAATTCAACCAGACGAAATCTACAACCTTGCAGCAATGAGCCACGTACAAGTGTCTTTTGAAGTTCCTGAATATACAGGAAATGCAGATGGTTTAGGTACACTTCGTATTTTAGATGCTGTTCGTTTATTAGGTTTAGAAAAGAAAACACGTATTTACCAAGCCTCTACTTCAGAATTATATGGTAAAGTACAAGAAGTGCCACAATCAGAAACTACACCTTTCTACCCACGTAGCCCATATGCTGTTGCTAAAATGTACGCCTATTGGATTACCGTAAACTATAGAGAAGCGTATGGTATGTATGCCTGTAATGGTATTTTGTTTAACCATGAATCGCCTATTAGAGGAGAAACTTTTGTAACACGTAAAATTACGCGTGCTGCTTCTAGAATTGCTCTTGGTTTACAAGACAAAATATACTTAGGAAATTTAGATGCCAAAAGAGATTGGGGTCATGCCAAAGATTATGTGCGTATGATGTGGATGATCTTACAAGCAGAAGAAGCTGAAGACTGGGTTATTGCTACCGGAAAAACAACTCCTGTTAGAGAATTTGTACGTATGGCTTTTGCTGAAGTTGGCGTAGAATTAGAATTTAAAGGTGAAGGCGTTGATGAAAAAGGATATGTAAAAGCATGTACCAATCCAGAATTCCAAATTGAAATAGGAAAAGAAGTATTGGCCGTAGATCCTAAATACTTTAGACCTACAGAAGTAGATTTATTAATTGGTGATGCTACAAAAGCAAATACCAAATTAGGGTGGATTCCTGAGTATGATTTACAAGATTTGGTAAAAGATATGATGAAGAACGATGTGAAATTAATGCAGAAAGATCAGTTCTTAAAAGAAGGTGGTTACAACACCTTTAACTATTTCGAATAA
- a CDS encoding GDP-L-fucose synthase → MEKDAKIYIAGHRGLVGSAIIKNLEARGYTNFITRTHKELDLTDSTAVQTFFATEKPEYVFLAAAKVGGIVANNTYRADFIYANLMIQNNVIHQSYVHDVKKLMFLGSTCIYPKNCPQPMKEDYLLTDTLEYTNEPYAIAKIAGIKMCESYNLQYDRNFISVMPTNLYGPNDNFDLEKSHVLPALIRKMHLGKALENQDWNTLRKDLNKLPIEGINGASMDEDIYSILDKYGIQKKGDTVHLEIWGSGKPMREFLWSEDMADACVFLMEERDFKDCYDTKTKEIRNTHINIGTGVDISIKDLAKLVKETIGFKGKLYFNADKPDGTMKKLTDPSKLHGLGWKHKIELQEGVRKMYEWYTE, encoded by the coding sequence ATGGAGAAAGACGCAAAAATATACATAGCTGGTCATAGAGGTTTAGTGGGTAGTGCCATTATAAAAAACTTAGAAGCTAGAGGGTATACCAATTTTATTACCCGCACTCATAAAGAATTAGACCTTACAGACAGCACTGCGGTACAAACATTTTTTGCTACAGAAAAACCAGAATATGTGTTTTTGGCTGCTGCTAAAGTTGGTGGTATTGTTGCCAATAATACTTACCGAGCAGATTTTATCTATGCCAACTTAATGATACAGAATAATGTGATTCATCAAAGTTATGTGCACGATGTTAAAAAATTAATGTTTTTAGGGAGTACGTGTATCTACCCAAAAAACTGTCCGCAACCCATGAAAGAGGACTATCTCTTAACAGATACCCTAGAGTACACTAATGAGCCCTATGCTATTGCTAAAATTGCAGGGATTAAAATGTGTGAGAGTTACAACCTGCAGTATGACCGTAACTTTATTTCGGTAATGCCTACCAATTTATACGGTCCTAATGACAATTTCGATTTAGAGAAATCGCATGTATTACCAGCATTAATTCGTAAAATGCATTTGGGTAAAGCTTTAGAAAATCAAGATTGGAATACGCTACGCAAAGATTTAAACAAGCTTCCTATTGAAGGAATCAATGGGGCGTCTATGGATGAAGACATCTACTCTATCCTAGATAAATACGGCATTCAGAAAAAAGGAGACACTGTACATTTAGAAATTTGGGGTTCTGGTAAACCTATGCGCGAATTTCTATGGAGTGAAGATATGGCAGATGCTTGTGTGTTCTTAATGGAAGAACGCGATTTTAAAGATTGCTACGATACAAAAACCAAAGAGATTAGAAATACTCATATTAATATTGGTACAGGGGTAGATATTTCTATCAAAGATTTAGCAAAATTAGTTAAAGAGACTATTGGGTTTAAAGGGAAATTATATTTCAATGCGGATAAACCTGATGGAACCATGAAAAAATTAACAGACCCCTCTAAACTTCACGGCTTAGGATGGAAACATAAGATAGAATTACAAGAAGGCGTACGAAAAATGTACGAATGGTACACAGAATAG
- a CDS encoding undecaprenyl-phosphate glucose phosphotransferase: MKKSYFVIPLSFIFHIITINIILYLLIPETYRSGFSILYYNITWLIVTYAIDFYPTARREGFTTNVRNFFMLFLIYGLVFFTSFTFLGDHHYKPAYLTLVYLLICLMLTLFRLLFYWARNLYRTKGLSKGVRAVVIGRDKNLKKLRRIFDTGSYGYKYMGYFDNTKSDSPTYLGKIQDAYAYIFENNVEEVYCMASRLSKDEIKELMRIADNSLKKIKIVPDNKELFSRAMSIELYGEVPVLNLRASPLELEYANVVKRVFDIIFSSLVILFVLSWLTPLVWILMKLDSKGPLFFKQSRHGVNRNSFDCYKFRSMTKSDTSDTKMATKNDMRITKLGRILRKTSIDELPQFINVLKGEMSVVGPRPHMQLHTEQFEKSVDKYLVRHFLKPGITGLAQIKGYRGEILEQSDIVNRVRYDIFYMEKWSIQLDISIIYYTVANAIRGEERAY; the protein is encoded by the coding sequence ATGAAAAAGTCATATTTCGTTATACCATTATCGTTTATATTTCATATAATTACTATTAATATTATTCTGTATTTATTAATTCCTGAAACCTATAGGTCTGGATTTAGTATTCTCTATTATAACATTACATGGCTTATAGTAACCTATGCTATAGATTTTTATCCTACGGCACGGAGAGAAGGTTTTACCACAAATGTTCGGAATTTCTTTATGCTTTTCCTTATTTATGGGTTAGTATTCTTTACCTCCTTCACTTTTCTAGGCGATCACCATTACAAACCAGCATACCTTACTTTAGTATATCTGCTAATTTGTTTAATGCTCACCCTATTTCGTTTACTTTTTTATTGGGCCAGAAATTTATACCGGACAAAGGGTTTAAGTAAAGGTGTTAGAGCAGTGGTTATAGGACGCGATAAGAATTTAAAAAAACTACGTCGTATTTTTGATACTGGAAGCTATGGCTACAAATACATGGGATATTTCGATAATACTAAATCAGATAGTCCAACCTATTTAGGTAAAATACAAGACGCTTATGCTTATATTTTCGAGAATAATGTAGAAGAAGTCTACTGTATGGCTTCAAGACTTTCAAAAGATGAAATTAAAGAACTCATGCGCATAGCAGACAATAGTTTAAAAAAAATTAAGATTGTTCCTGACAACAAAGAACTCTTTTCAAGAGCAATGTCTATAGAATTATATGGCGAAGTTCCTGTATTAAACTTACGAGCGTCTCCTTTAGAATTGGAGTATGCTAATGTCGTGAAACGTGTTTTCGATATAATTTTTTCTAGTTTAGTTATTCTATTTGTACTTTCATGGTTAACACCATTAGTTTGGATTTTAATGAAGCTAGATTCAAAAGGCCCATTATTCTTTAAACAAAGTCGTCATGGGGTAAACAGAAACTCTTTTGATTGTTACAAGTTTAGATCTATGACCAAGAGTGATACTAGTGATACTAAAATGGCCACAAAAAATGACATGCGGATTACAAAACTGGGTAGAATCTTAAGAAAAACCAGTATAGATGAGTTACCACAATTTATCAATGTTCTAAAAGGCGAAATGAGTGTTGTGGGTCCAAGACCACACATGCAATTACATACAGAGCAATTTGAAAAATCTGTAGATAAATATTTAGTGCGCCACTTTTTAAAACCAGGCATCACCGGCTTAGCACAAATAAAAGGCTATCGTGGCGAAATTTTAGAGCAATCTGATATTGTAAACCGGGTACGTTATGATATTTTTTATATGGAAAAATGGTCTATTCAATTAGACATATCTATAATTTATTACACCGTGGCTAACGCCATTCGGGGCGAAGAAAGAGCCTATTAA
- a CDS encoding tyrosine-protein kinase domain-containing protein, whose protein sequence is MTETNPDLNSFEQNNIRTIIGKYLKFWPLFAVSLVIAIAAIILYIRYYAENEYEIQSAILLKNVEAGQGFGDLGDFASMGLIKSSHSLEDEIGILTSIGVMEEVISKNNYNITYYIAGSIRDVEVYGQKVPINITVDETVDNLIYDVPISIKFIDSATYELITVVEDKELKSQHTFGEVVTTSYGTFTIATKGEALKLKESKNLYFKIGNKDDLISSFLKKLSVVPANKTGSSLNLNFISNDKIKGEEILSKLIETYIEKTIKYENELAENTIKMIDDRLNLLSGEIEDVEKTVVDFKTENTVTNIANNADTYVQQSNDYKNRVAEYQTQINVLEGVEFSLQNGNNETTIGGAAINDPSVNNLIAQYNQALAEKQKLSQSASSSNPLVANLDENLSSLRQSIIQNVRSVKNGYSIARGNLSANANRYDYQIAKVPGMEKKLLDISRDKSTKEGLYLFLLQKREEEVLSLAAPVSSTRIVDYPKAGKFPISPNKKLLYFSGLLLGLFIPVSLLYLKDALNNKISSVEELTQNSAAPFLGEIARSKNNTIVVTEDRATSPEAELFRLLLFNLNFLKKTEKNQTILVTSTEKGEGKTFIASNLALTFASNGEKVVVLTFDLREPKLMENFNLPNSPGITDFIVKKGLDVDQIIQKHPSIDDFYLVGSGSTMNQVGRLMVSNRIGVLMDVLKQEYDRIIIDTAPIGLISDAFALNTYIDSTIYVVRKDKTKKQSLKVINSIYENDRLKNTMVVFNDTKAAASYGYGSIKG, encoded by the coding sequence ATGACAGAAACAAATCCAGATTTAAATTCGTTTGAGCAAAATAATATTCGCACTATCATAGGTAAGTATTTGAAATTTTGGCCATTATTCGCAGTTAGCTTAGTTATTGCAATTGCAGCCATCATACTTTATATAAGATATTATGCTGAAAATGAGTATGAAATACAAAGTGCCATCTTACTAAAAAATGTAGAAGCAGGACAAGGTTTTGGTGATTTAGGTGATTTTGCAAGCATGGGGCTAATTAAGAGCTCACATAGTTTAGAAGATGAGATAGGAATTTTAACGTCTATTGGAGTCATGGAAGAAGTGATATCAAAAAATAATTATAACATCACCTACTATATTGCTGGAAGTATCCGTGATGTTGAAGTTTATGGCCAAAAAGTACCCATTAATATCACTGTAGATGAAACTGTTGATAATTTAATTTATGATGTACCCATTTCGATCAAATTTATTGATTCCGCCACCTATGAACTTATTACCGTTGTTGAAGATAAGGAACTAAAATCACAACATACTTTTGGTGAAGTTGTTACAACATCTTACGGCACATTTACCATTGCCACTAAAGGCGAAGCACTTAAACTAAAGGAATCAAAAAATTTATATTTTAAAATAGGAAATAAGGATGATTTAATATCTAGTTTTCTTAAAAAGCTTAGTGTTGTACCTGCAAATAAAACAGGGAGCTCATTAAACCTCAATTTCATCTCTAATGATAAAATAAAAGGTGAAGAGATTCTTTCTAAACTTATTGAGACTTATATTGAGAAAACCATCAAATATGAAAACGAGTTAGCCGAAAATACCATCAAAATGATCGATGATAGGTTAAACTTATTATCTGGTGAAATTGAAGATGTAGAAAAAACAGTGGTAGATTTTAAAACTGAAAATACGGTAACAAATATTGCCAATAATGCCGATACGTATGTGCAACAGTCTAATGACTATAAAAACAGAGTAGCAGAATATCAAACTCAAATTAACGTATTGGAAGGGGTTGAATTTTCATTACAAAATGGGAATAACGAAACTACAATTGGGGGTGCGGCAATTAATGACCCATCTGTTAACAATTTAATCGCTCAATACAACCAAGCCTTAGCGGAAAAACAAAAATTATCACAATCTGCTTCTAGCTCTAACCCCTTAGTAGCTAATTTAGATGAAAATTTAAGTAGCCTTAGACAGTCCATTATTCAAAATGTGCGAAGTGTAAAAAATGGCTATTCCATCGCCCGTGGTAATTTATCTGCCAATGCAAATCGGTATGATTATCAAATTGCTAAAGTTCCGGGAATGGAAAAAAAACTGTTAGACATTAGCCGTGACAAAAGCACGAAAGAAGGACTTTATCTTTTTTTACTACAAAAAAGAGAAGAAGAAGTGCTTTCTTTAGCCGCTCCAGTTTCCTCAACAAGAATTGTCGATTATCCTAAAGCTGGAAAATTCCCTATTAGTCCAAATAAAAAGTTACTTTATTTCTCAGGTCTACTTTTAGGATTATTCATACCAGTTTCGTTACTATATTTGAAAGATGCTTTAAACAATAAAATTTCGAGCGTAGAAGAGCTAACTCAAAATTCAGCAGCTCCTTTTCTTGGAGAAATTGCACGCAGCAAAAATAACACTATAGTGGTCACTGAAGATCGGGCAACTTCACCAGAGGCCGAATTATTCAGGCTGTTACTTTTCAATTTAAATTTCCTAAAGAAAACAGAGAAGAATCAAACTATTTTAGTAACCTCCACAGAAAAGGGTGAAGGAAAAACTTTTATCGCCTCTAATCTAGCCTTGACCTTTGCTTCAAACGGCGAAAAAGTAGTCGTTTTAACTTTCGATTTACGAGAGCCTAAATTAATGGAAAATTTCAATCTTCCTAACTCTCCTGGAATTACGGATTTTATTGTCAAAAAAGGCTTAGATGTAGATCAAATTATTCAAAAACATCCTAGTATCGATGATTTCTATTTGGTAGGCTCGGGAAGTACGATGAATCAAGTCGGTCGCTTAATGGTCAGTAATAGAATAGGCGTACTTATGGATGTTTTAAAACAAGAGTACGATCGTATCATTATTGATACGGCCCCAATAGGTCTTATTTCTGATGCCTTTGCTTTGAATACCTATATAGATAGTACAATTTATGTGGTTCGTAAAGACAAAACAAAAAAACAATCTTTAAAAGTTATCAATTCTATCTATGAAAATGATCGTTTAAAAAATACTATGGTCGTTTTTAATGATACAAAAGCTGCAGCCTCTTATGGGTACGGCTCAATTAAAGGATAA